A stretch of the Candidatus Binataceae bacterium genome encodes the following:
- a CDS encoding periplasmic heavy metal sensor produces MVGKKTLFAAGLALLVAAPVTAARAFGGFGGHGGPGGGPPPMMMLLRSANLTSDQQTQVHQILSANRTQIHSLFQQMHGLDEQIATKLLGPGTVSAADFSSLETQKAAIQQQLDALMISTAIQVRNVLTPTQISTMAQTNQKLESLHQQIEALMGPGPGGDQPPPPPQD; encoded by the coding sequence ATGGTCGGTAAAAAGACACTCTTCGCTGCGGGCTTGGCCTTGCTAGTCGCGGCACCCGTGACAGCTGCTCGTGCGTTCGGCGGTTTCGGCGGACATGGCGGACCGGGCGGTGGGCCGCCGCCGATGATGATGCTGCTGCGGTCGGCGAACCTCACCTCCGATCAGCAAACGCAGGTGCATCAGATTCTGTCCGCCAATCGCACTCAGATTCATTCACTGTTCCAGCAGATGCACGGGCTCGATGAGCAGATCGCGACCAAGCTGCTCGGACCGGGCACTGTAAGCGCGGCGGATTTCAGCTCGCTGGAAACGCAAAAGGCCGCGATTCAGCAGCAGCTCGACGCGCTCATGATCAGCACCGCAATCCAGGTTCGCAACGTGTTGACGCCCACGCAGATAAGCACGATGGCGCAGACCAATCAGAAGCTCGAGAGCCTTCATCAGCAGATCGAAGCTCTGATGGGTCCGGGCCCCGGCGGCGATCAACCGCCGCCACCGCCACAGGATTAA
- a CDS encoding sigma-70 family RNA polymerase sigma factor has protein sequence MPNHSSNGAGPGVREAATPPVEMILRARAGDPAATEDLIRVYQRRIVGFVITHTGEHDDYEDLCQKIFVKMVLALPRLNSTETFEAWLFTIARNVCTDHLRARRGWRALFVSFEPEHESVPSPRQPVNGVSGEALNRAMARMPPEQRELLTLAVVEDRSYEEMARVSKISLPALKSRLFRARKALRQLLSEGET, from the coding sequence ATGCCTAACCACAGCAGCAACGGTGCCGGCCCCGGCGTGCGTGAAGCGGCGACTCCCCCCGTCGAAATGATCCTCCGCGCGCGCGCCGGGGACCCGGCCGCTACCGAAGACCTGATCCGCGTCTATCAGCGGCGCATTGTCGGCTTCGTCATCACCCACACCGGCGAGCACGACGACTACGAAGACCTGTGTCAGAAGATTTTTGTGAAGATGGTTCTCGCCCTGCCACGGCTCAACTCGACTGAAACATTCGAAGCGTGGCTTTTCACGATCGCGCGCAACGTATGCACCGATCATCTACGCGCGCGGCGCGGATGGCGCGCGTTGTTCGTGAGCTTCGAGCCCGAACACGAATCGGTCCCGTCACCGCGACAGCCGGTTAACGGGGTAAGCGGCGAGGCGCTGAATCGCGCGATGGCCCGGATGCCGCCGGAACAGCGCGAGCTGCTAACGCTCGCCGTCGTGGAAGATCGCAGCTACGAGGAGATGGCTCGTGTTTCGAAGATCAGCCTGCCTGCGCTCAAATCGCGCTTGTTCCGCGCGCGCAAGGCGCTCAGGCAACTGCTGAGCGAAGGAGAAACCTGA
- a CDS encoding FHA domain-containing protein — protein MPRKTQAARLLSTDKDGSGPRLVILGRGDTTVGCGAGNTLAISDSNLAERHALIVYARGRYHLADLGSQGGTFVNGSRLRHSRALKQGDQIRFGPAIAYRFIDPDGSRRRANRIRFNTAAGVVLVLLAGLFAHYERWDAGALGPGSAPATPAAINSVAAMPRAAPSAVPSRAASIATPPASLAVAKASPAPSAKAKAVAAAPSAEATVRIGEAKAALAKINSYRTQTKLTPLAEDVSTSSAAGAHSRYLLLNFLEPIRKADALSNDAHREDPQLPGFTKAGAAIAANSQLGWGCNTGEVGLQIDNWIAGPFHRLDLLDPNLASAGFGEAMRDGCWAAALRLNVASDALKPYATAVEFPTDGSVLALRWIGVESPDPLASCRGYGRPVGFPITLQLGRLANTRLVKESLLENGQPVSHCAFDSHTYTNPIGAEQEWGRWSLRNSGGVIIVPRLPLVAGALYAVSITTQNRTYDWSFRQGDMPGGEPAQ, from the coding sequence ATGCCAAGGAAGACGCAGGCCGCGCGGTTGCTTTCGACGGATAAGGACGGCTCCGGGCCGCGGCTTGTTATCCTCGGCCGCGGTGACACGACGGTTGGATGCGGCGCCGGCAACACGCTCGCCATTTCGGATTCAAACCTCGCCGAGCGCCACGCACTGATTGTTTACGCGCGCGGCCGGTACCACCTGGCGGACCTCGGCTCACAGGGTGGCACTTTCGTGAACGGATCGCGGCTCAGGCACTCGCGAGCCCTCAAGCAAGGCGATCAGATTCGCTTCGGACCGGCTATCGCCTATCGTTTCATCGATCCAGACGGTTCGCGGCGGCGCGCGAATCGCATTCGCTTCAATACTGCGGCCGGCGTCGTGCTGGTGCTGCTCGCCGGGTTGTTTGCGCACTACGAGAGGTGGGACGCTGGCGCGCTCGGACCTGGGTCCGCTCCTGCGACTCCAGCCGCCATCAATTCCGTCGCGGCGATGCCGCGTGCTGCACCGAGTGCCGTCCCGTCGCGCGCCGCCTCGATAGCCACTCCGCCAGCATCACTGGCGGTGGCGAAAGCTTCGCCAGCACCCTCAGCGAAGGCCAAAGCGGTCGCCGCGGCGCCCTCGGCGGAGGCGACAGTTCGCATCGGTGAGGCCAAGGCTGCACTGGCGAAGATAAATTCCTACCGAACTCAGACAAAGCTGACGCCGCTTGCCGAGGACGTTTCGACCTCGAGCGCGGCTGGCGCGCACTCCAGGTATCTGCTGCTCAATTTCCTCGAGCCGATTCGCAAGGCCGACGCGCTCAGCAATGATGCACATCGGGAAGATCCGCAGCTTCCCGGCTTCACGAAGGCGGGCGCCGCAATCGCAGCGAATAGCCAGCTCGGATGGGGTTGCAACACTGGTGAGGTCGGCCTCCAGATTGACAACTGGATAGCGGGACCGTTTCATCGCCTGGATTTGCTCGACCCCAATCTTGCCAGCGCGGGCTTTGGCGAGGCGATGCGCGACGGATGCTGGGCCGCCGCCCTTCGCCTCAATGTCGCTTCCGATGCGCTCAAACCATATGCGACTGCGGTTGAATTTCCGACCGATGGCTCGGTCTTGGCGCTGCGCTGGATCGGTGTTGAGTCGCCTGATCCGCTTGCCAGTTGTCGGGGCTATGGCCGCCCGGTCGGCTTTCCAATCACGCTGCAACTGGGGCGTCTCGCCAATACCAGGCTGGTCAAGGAATCGCTGCTCGAAAACGGCCAGCCGGTCTCGCATTGCGCGTTCGATTCGCACACCTATACGAATCCAATTGGTGCGGAACAGGAATGGGGCAGGTGGTCGTTGCGCAACTCGGGCGGGGTGATAATCGTTCCGCGTCTGCCGCTGGTCGCCGGTGCGCTGTACGCGGTTTCGATCACGACACAGAACCGGACTTACGATTGGTCATTTCGCCAGGGCGACATGCCCGGCGGCGAACCCGCGCAATGA